In Mytilus trossulus isolate FHL-02 chromosome 14, PNRI_Mtr1.1.1.hap1, whole genome shotgun sequence, a genomic segment contains:
- the LOC134696296 gene encoding exosome complex component RRP45-like — MRETPLSNCEREFIRKALGERKRLDGRQAYDYRTLKIAFGYDRGCCRVDLGQTRVLAQVSCEITSPKQQRPSDGVLFVNVELSPMASPVFEVGRMSDQGVEINRILERCLKESRCVDTESLCIIAGEKVWQIRVDVHVMNHDGNMIDCSSIAAITALAHFRRPDVTVDGTDVIVHTIEEKDPLPLSVHHMPICVSFSFYEQGKFLLVDPSDKEEKVMDGKMVIGMNKHREICSLQVTGQMLLLKDQVLRCSNIAVVKVTEITEWIQKALENDRQARLNGERFGFREAVVMDTVTTNQMNPEKIKVDETDQSPAASDDEVTMETNGHISDEDNKVPEVKILAKGVGCIGDGGESKWDVDDKMEEEIKSESIILSKKKVKKEKPADVIILDDSDEEGTTMLQADDLNTIPDRVVIPTKMSDSTDLSAAIKKKKKDKKNKKQKDVT, encoded by the exons ATGAGAGAAACACCGTTGTCAAACTGTGAAAGGGAATTCATTCGAAAGGCTTTGGGTGAAAGAAAG AGATTGGATGGGCGACAGGCCTATGACTACAGAACACTCAAGATTGCCTTTGGGTATGATAGAGGATGTTGTCGTGTTGATCTTGGTCAGACAag GGTATTGGCACAAGTATCATGTGAAATTACATCACCAAAACAACAGAGACCATCAGATggtgttttatttgtaaatgttgagttatctcccatggcAAGTCCAGTATTTGAAGTTGGAAG AATGTCAGACCAAGGAGTAGAAATAAACAGAATCTTAGAAAGATGTTTGAAAGAATCTAGATGTGTTGATACTGAATCTCTGTGTATTATAGCTGGTGAAAAG gTTTGGCAGATTAGAgttgatgtacatgtaatgaACCATGATGGGAACATGATAGATTGTTCAAGTATAGCTGCTATTACAGCACTGGCACATTTCAG ACGACCAGATGTTACAGTTGATGGCACAGATGTGATAGTT CACACCATAGAAGAAAAGGACCCATTACCACTCAGTGTCCACCATATGCCTATTTGTGTATCGTTTTCATTCTATGAACAAGG gaaatttttattggttgatCCCTCTGACAAGGAAGAGAAAGTTATGGATGGAAAGATGGTTATAGGGATGAATAAACACAGAGAAATATGTTCACTACAAGTCACAGGTCAAATGTTATTGTTAAAAGATCAG gtttTAAGATGTTCCAATATTGCTGTTGTTAAGGTTACAGAAATAACAGAATGGATACAGAAAGCACTTGAAAATGACAGACAAGCTag attaaatggtGAAAGATTTGGCTTCCGTGAAGCAGTTGTAATGGATACAGTTACAACCAATCAAATGAATCCAGAAAAGATTAAAGTAGATGAAACTGACCAATCACCAGCTGCTTCAGATGATGAGGTTACTATGGAAACCAATGGTCACATAAGTGATGA AGACAATAAAGTGCCAGAAGTCAAAATATTG gCTAAAGGTGTTGGTTGTATTGGAGACGGTGGAGAATCCAAGTGGGATGTGGATGATAAAATGGAGGAAGAAATCAAATCAGAATCAATTATACTGTCAAAAAAGAAGGTCAAAAAGGAGAAACCTGCAG atgtTATAATACTTGATGATAGTGATGAAGAAGGAACGACTATGTTACAAGCTGATGATTTAAATACTATACCTGACAG GGTGGTGATACCTACAAAAATGTCAGACTCTACAGATCTATCAGCTGCcattaaaaagaagaaaaaagacaagaaaaacaaaaaacaaaaggatgttacataa